Proteins encoded within one genomic window of Microtus ochrogaster isolate Prairie Vole_2 linkage group LG4, MicOch1.0, whole genome shotgun sequence:
- the Pafah1b3 gene encoding platelet-activating factor acetylhydrolase IB subunit gamma isoform X1, which produces MISSPPPPPRKCARLSLLLVALAGAAVLRMSGDKNPASKPTPVQDVQGDGRWMSLHQRFVADSKDKEAEVVFIGDSLVQLMHQCEIWRELFSPLHALNFGIGGDSTQHVLWRLENGELEHIRPKIVVVWVGTNNHSHTAEQVTGGIKAIVQLVNKLQPQARVVVLGLLPRGQHPNPLREKNRQVNELVRAALAGHPRAHFLDADPGFVHSDGTISHHDMYDYLHLSRLGYTPVCRALHSLLLRLLAQDQGQGIPLPETTP; this is translated from the exons ATgatctcctccccccccccccccccgaggaaGTGCGCTAGGTTGTCCCTGCTCCTTGTCGCCCTTGCAG GGGCTGCGGTATTGAGAATGAGCGGGGACAAGAATCCGGCCAGCAAGCCCACACCAGTGCAGGACGTGCAGGGCGATGGGCGCTGGATGTCTCTG CACCAACGTTTCGTGGCAGACAGCAAAGACAAGGAAGCAGAAGTCGTCTTCATCGGGGACTCCTTGGTCCAGCTAATGCACCAGTGTGAG ATCTGGCGGGAGCTCTTCTCTCCTCTGCACGCACTTAACTTTGGCATTGGTGGGGATAGCACACAGCATGTACTCTGGCGGCTGGAGAATGGGGAGCTGGAACACATCCGGCCCAAG ATCGTGGTGGTCTGGGTGGGCACCAACAaccacagccacacagcagagCAGGTGACAGGTGGCATCAAAGCCATTGTACAACTTGTGAACAAGCTGCAGCCCCAGGCACGGGTGGTTGTGCTG GGCCTTCTTCCGAGGGGCCAGCACCCCAACCCACTTCGGGAGAAAAACCGACAGGTAAACGAGCTGGTGCGGGCAGCATTAGCTGGACACCCCCGAGCCCACTTCTTAGATGCAGACCCCGGCTTTGTACATTCTGACGGCACCATAAGCCACCATGACATGTATGATTACCTACATCTGAGCCGCTTGGGGTACACACCTGTTTGCCGGGCCCTGCACTCCTTGCTTCTTCGTCTCCTGGCCCAAGACCAGGGCCAAGGCATCCCTCTGCCAGAGACCACACCCTAA
- the Pafah1b3 gene encoding platelet-activating factor acetylhydrolase IB subunit gamma isoform X3, producing MSGDKNPASKPTPVQDVQGDGRWMSLHQRFVADSKDKEAEVVFIGDSLVQLMHQCEIWRELFSPLHALNFGIGGDSTQHVLWRLENGELEHIRPKIVVVWVGTNNHSHTAEQVTGGIKAIVQLVNKLQPQARVVVLGLLPRGQHPNPLREKNRQVNELVRAALAGHPRAHFLDADPGFVHSDGTISHHDMYDYLHLSRLGYTPVCRALHSLLLRLLAQDQGQGIPLPETTP from the exons ATGAGCGGGGACAAGAATCCGGCCAGCAAGCCCACACCAGTGCAGGACGTGCAGGGCGATGGGCGCTGGATGTCTCTG CACCAACGTTTCGTGGCAGACAGCAAAGACAAGGAAGCAGAAGTCGTCTTCATCGGGGACTCCTTGGTCCAGCTAATGCACCAGTGTGAG ATCTGGCGGGAGCTCTTCTCTCCTCTGCACGCACTTAACTTTGGCATTGGTGGGGATAGCACACAGCATGTACTCTGGCGGCTGGAGAATGGGGAGCTGGAACACATCCGGCCCAAG ATCGTGGTGGTCTGGGTGGGCACCAACAaccacagccacacagcagagCAGGTGACAGGTGGCATCAAAGCCATTGTACAACTTGTGAACAAGCTGCAGCCCCAGGCACGGGTGGTTGTGCTG GGCCTTCTTCCGAGGGGCCAGCACCCCAACCCACTTCGGGAGAAAAACCGACAGGTAAACGAGCTGGTGCGGGCAGCATTAGCTGGACACCCCCGAGCCCACTTCTTAGATGCAGACCCCGGCTTTGTACATTCTGACGGCACCATAAGCCACCATGACATGTATGATTACCTACATCTGAGCCGCTTGGGGTACACACCTGTTTGCCGGGCCCTGCACTCCTTGCTTCTTCGTCTCCTGGCCCAAGACCAGGGCCAAGGCATCCCTCTGCCAGAGACCACACCCTAA
- the Pafah1b3 gene encoding platelet-activating factor acetylhydrolase IB subunit gamma isoform X2: MISSPPPPPRKCARLSLLLVALAGAAVLRMSGDKNPASKPTPVQDVQGDGRWMSLHQRFVADSKDKEAEVVFIGDSLVQLMHQCEIWRELFSPLHALNFGIGGDSTQHVLWRLENGELEHIRPKGLLPRGQHPNPLREKNRQVNELVRAALAGHPRAHFLDADPGFVHSDGTISHHDMYDYLHLSRLGYTPVCRALHSLLLRLLAQDQGQGIPLPETTP; encoded by the exons ATgatctcctccccccccccccccccgaggaaGTGCGCTAGGTTGTCCCTGCTCCTTGTCGCCCTTGCAG GGGCTGCGGTATTGAGAATGAGCGGGGACAAGAATCCGGCCAGCAAGCCCACACCAGTGCAGGACGTGCAGGGCGATGGGCGCTGGATGTCTCTG CACCAACGTTTCGTGGCAGACAGCAAAGACAAGGAAGCAGAAGTCGTCTTCATCGGGGACTCCTTGGTCCAGCTAATGCACCAGTGTGAG ATCTGGCGGGAGCTCTTCTCTCCTCTGCACGCACTTAACTTTGGCATTGGTGGGGATAGCACACAGCATGTACTCTGGCGGCTGGAGAATGGGGAGCTGGAACACATCCGGCCCAAG GGCCTTCTTCCGAGGGGCCAGCACCCCAACCCACTTCGGGAGAAAAACCGACAGGTAAACGAGCTGGTGCGGGCAGCATTAGCTGGACACCCCCGAGCCCACTTCTTAGATGCAGACCCCGGCTTTGTACATTCTGACGGCACCATAAGCCACCATGACATGTATGATTACCTACATCTGAGCCGCTTGGGGTACACACCTGTTTGCCGGGCCCTGCACTCCTTGCTTCTTCGTCTCCTGGCCCAAGACCAGGGCCAAGGCATCCCTCTGCCAGAGACCACACCCTAA
- the Prr19 gene encoding proline-rich protein 19, producing the protein MDSRGPVPQPFQQPEKPGRIRRRKTRRERNKALVSSHRPLARQDPPMSSREPSAILQDPGASAAPKLVVITQGRLSREHRGLFNHEVKSLDVARLLNSGSLEPCTPLPSTKSSCSPVRVQEPALQSRDKENQVPGGSGSGPPSSPELPVLGKLLEELQCQLILPQAFPRRNLVQESRDAIIRTLQGCHGCVPDLALVLRGCQSPLPETKPRVPERQRTTSSGVHVPEHAPREGRQRTQQGAKNLNFAMPHLCGSGSTASHRASLVPPTDHQLPFLPSVSSPSGAAWGPPTAFDMLKSIWLIATPPHPQPWDACPPQPLPQPPSPLLPRTSALDWSPDPPAPLLSLSWVVTQRSPEAWSFPPMKLY; encoded by the exons ATGGACTCTCGGGGACCAGTCCCTCAGCCTTTCCAGCAGCCTGAGAAACCTGGTCGTATCCGCCGTCGCAAAACTAGGAGGGAACGAAACAAGGCCCTAGTGAGCAGCCATCGGCCATTGGCTCGTCAGGATCCTCCAATGTCTAGTCGGGAGCCATCTGCAATCCTCCAGGATCCTGGGGCCTCTGCAGCCCCCAAGCTTGTGGTCATAACTCAAGGCAGGTTGAGCAGGGAGCACCGGGGTCTCTTCAATCATGAAGTGAAATCCCTGGATGTGGCCCGGTTGCTTAACAGTGGCTCTTTGGAACCATGTACCCCCCTGCCATCCACCAAGTCTTCCTGTAGCCCTGTCAGAGTCCAAGAACCAGCCTTACAGTCAAGAGACAAGGAGAACCAGGTACCTGGAGGCTCAGGCTCGGGCCCACCAAGTTCCCCAGAACTCCCTGTGTTGGGAAAACTGCTGGAGGAACTTCAGTGCCAGCTGATTCTGCCCCAGGCCTTTCCCAGGAGGAACCTAGTGCAGGAGTCCAGAGATGCCATAATAAGAACCTTGCAAGGCTGCCATGGCTGTGTGCCTGATCTTGCCCTGGTGCTCCGAGGTTGCCAGTCACCCTTGCCTG aGACGAAGCCCAGGGTACCTGAGAGACAGAGGACAACATCTTCTGGTGTCCACGTTCCTGAGCATGCTCCAAGGGAGGGGAGGCAAAGGACTCAACAGGGGGCAAAGAACCTTAACTTCGCCATGCCTCATCTATGTGGCAGTGGCAGCACCGCTTCACACAGGGCCAGCCTAGTGCCCCCTACAGATCACCAACTGCCATTCTTGCCCTCGGTGTCTTCACCATCTGGGGCGGCTTGGGGTCCCCCAACAGCTTTTGATATGCTGAAAAGCATCTGGCTCATAGCCACACCACCCCATCCTCAGCCCTGGGATGCCTGCCCGCCTCagcccctgcctcagccaccaTCACCCTTGTTGCCCCGAACATCTGCCTTGGACTGGAGCCCTGACCCTCCTGCCCCACTACTCAGCCTTTCCTGGGTGGTGACTCAGAGAAGTCCAGAGGCTTGGTCCTTCCCCCCAATGAAACTCTACTGA